One Pecten maximus chromosome 16, xPecMax1.1, whole genome shotgun sequence DNA window includes the following coding sequences:
- the LOC117314705 gene encoding uncharacterized protein LOC117314705 — MEESIASELDTSQKVLSDFRKGYTTVQMPGKCSYLESVLDVNNSNSSTIIVSVESPQSVMKSPCINLNTSALSQNMSSSPKDNIHNMGAPLPSLSPVKELKENTTEPLESDPVFSVQSPRPYPRREENQVLSCFGADKKAADISYRTEQNICVAEDNAGDIFGQGPVIVLESTGRCFSCGRQCTNREERFNADETSTGSSMKCCNTSTNKYSDGISEGSFGDQSNEDIANDCNNMPSHNELVVKQVLIKDEQTREHCLNSSSCDIQGTKKDCINQSTNFFAKTNGNTGDDDDRFRSGETEEQINENRESQGHDEKNYNCQNRKVNIDVHLFDESQTESLLSKTSPDSALNSDSRYAEALARREEMVKDLGVDGSGLRVMCCMLAIILVFAIVIIIIAVVGL, encoded by the exons ATGGAGGAGTCGATTGCTTCAGAACTGGACACATCTCAAAAAGTCCTCTCGGATTTCAGGAAGGGTTATACAACTGTACAAATGCCTGGTAAATGTTCATATCTGGAATCAGTCCTGGATGTCAATAATTCAAATTCATCAACAATAATTGTTTCGGTGGAATCACCACAAAGTGTAATGAAATCACCATGTATTAACTTAAATACAAGTGCACTATCTCAAAATATGTCGTCATCACCGAAAGACAATATTCATAATATGGGCGCGCCATTACCATCATTGTCACCAGTAAAGGAATTGAAGGAAAATACAACCGAACCCCTAGAAAGTGATCCCGTTTTTTCTGTACAATCACCGAGGCCTTATCCACGAAGGGAGGAAAATCAGGTTCTCTCCTGTTTTGGAGCCGATAAAAAAGCGGCTGATATTAGTTACAGAACTGAACAGAATATTTGTGTTGCAGAAGACAATGCTGGTGACATATTCGGACAAGGTCCGGTCATTGTACTGGAGTCGACTGGAAGGTGCTTCAGTTGTGGTAGACAATGTACCAATAGGGAGGAACGTTTTAACGCTGACGAAACGTCAACGGGGTCAAGTATGAAATGTTGTAATACGTCTACAAACAAATACTCGGACGGAATTTCAGAAGGATCGTTCGGCGATCAATCAAATGAAGATATTGCTAATGACTGCAATAACATGCCTTCACATAACGAACTGGTGGTCAAGCAAGTTTTGATTAAGGACGAGCAAACACGGGAACACTGTTTAAATTCCTCATCGTGTGACATACAAGGTACGAAAAAAGACTGTATTAATCAGTCAACTAATTTTTTCGCCAAGACGAATGGAAATACTGGTGATGATGACGACAGGTTTAGGAGCGGGGAAACGGAggaacaaataaatgaaaaccGGGAATCACAAGGCCATGACGAAAAGAATTATAATTGCCAAAATCGCAAGGTTAATATAGATGTTCATCTTTTCGATGAATCACAAACTGAATCTTTGTTGTCAAAGACGTCACCCGACTCAGCTTTAAACTCGGATTCCCGTTATGCCGAG GCACTGGCACGGCGGGAGGAAATGGTAAAGGATCTCGGCGTGGATGGGTCAGGGCTCCGGGTCATGTGCTGTATGTTAGCAATTATACTGGTGTTTGCTATCGTCATTATTATCattgctgttgtaggattatAA